The DNA region ATGAGGAGTACGACCGGGGCGCCCTTGTAGCTGGCGAGCAGCAGCGTGACGACGAGGACGGCCGAGACCAGTGCGACCAGCTTCAGCAGGAACAGCTTGACCGGCGGCACGTCGAGGGCGAACTCCTGCTGCCGCTTGCGGTCGCGGACCTCCTGCAGCACCACGAAGGCGATCAGGGCGAAGCCCAGCACCAGCGTGAGGTTGTGGTAGTTGGTGGTGGGGCCGACCTCGGGCAGGAAGCCGTTGGCTATCTCCTGGAGGTCCTTGGGGAACGGGCCGAGGGTCTGGCCCTTCAGGAAGATCTCCGTCAGACCGCGGAAGAGCAGCATGCCCGCGAGGGTCACGATGAACGACGGTATGCCGAGATAGGCGATGAAGAACCCCTGCACCGAGCCCGCGACGGCGCCGATGGCCAGGCAGAGCACCACCGCGAGCGGCCAGGGGAGATCGTGCTCGACCATCAGCACGGCGGCCATCGCGCCGATGAACGCGGTCAGGGATCCGACCGAGAGGTCGATGTGGCCCGCGATGATGACGAGCATCATGCCGATCGCGAGGATCAGGATGTAGCTGTTCTGCAGCACCAGGTTGGAGACGTTGCGCGGCAGCAGCAGGTCGCCGTCCGTCCACACCGCGAACAGCACCACGATCAGGCCGAGGGCCATCAGCATGCCGTACTGGCGCATGTTGCGGCGCATGCCGCCGAGCATCAGTTGCAGCAGGCCGTCGCCGGAGGCCGGTCCGCCTCCGCCGTGCGGCGCGGGGGCCGGGGTCTTGGCGGTCAGGTCCGTGCTCATCGGGTTACCTCTTTGTCCTTCGTCATCTGACGCATCAGCGCTTCCTGCGAGGCCTCGGCCCGCGAGAACTCACCCGTCAGCCGGCCCGCGGCCATCGTGTAGATCCGGTCGCACATGCCGAGCAGCTCGGGCAGTTCGGAGGAGATGAAGACGACCGCCTTGCCCTGGGCGGCCAGCTGGTCGATGACCGTGTAGATCTCGTACTTGGCGCCCACGTCGATGCCGCGCGTGGGCTCGTCCAGGATCAGCACCTCGGGACCCGCGAAGATCCACTTGCTGAGGACGACCTTCTGCTGGTTGCCGCCGGACAGCTTGCCCACCGTCTCGAAGACGGTCGGCGCCTTGATGTTCATGGAGGTGCGGAAGCCCTCGGCGACCTGCCGCTCCCCGTGCTCGTCGACCAGGCCCCGCTTGGAGACCTTGCCCAGAGCGGTCAGCGAGATGTTCCGGTTGATGGTGTCGATCAGGTTGAGCCCGTAGTGCTTGCGGTCCTCGGTGGCGTACGCGATGCCGTGCCTGACCGCCTCGGGGACGGACTTCGTACGGATCTCCGTGCCGTCCCGGAGGACGGTGCCGCCCGCGTAGCGGCCGTAGGAGCGGCCGAAGACGCTCATCGCCAGCTCGGTGCGGCCGGCGCCCATGAGCCCGGCGATCCCGACGATCTCGCCGCGCCGCACCTCGATCGAGACGTCGTCGACGACCTTGCGCTGCTGGTCGATGGGGTGGTGCACGGTCCAGTTGCGGATCTCCAGGGCGGGCGCGGTCCCCTCCTCCGGGTGGTGCGGGGTCCGCTCCGGGAAGCGGTTCTCCAGGTCGCGGCCGACCATCCCGCTGATGATCCGGTCCTCGGTCGTATCCGCCGCCTTCACGTCGAGCGTCTCTATGGAGCGCCCGTCGCGGATGATCGTGACCGAGTCGGCGACCCGGCGGATCTCGTTCAGCTTGTGCGAGATGATGATCGAGGTCATGCCCTGTTCCTTCAGCGAGAGGATCAGGTCGAGGAGTTTGCCGCTGTCCTCGTCGTTGAGCGCTGCCGTCGGCTCGTCGAGGATGAGCAGCTTCACCTTCTTCGAGAGCGCCTTGGCGATCTCCACCAGCTGCTGCTTGCCCACGCCGATGTCGGCGACGCGGGTCTCCGGGTGCTCGTCGAGACCGACCCGGCGCAGCAGTTCGCCGGCGTGCCTGAGGGTGTCGTTCCAGTTGATCAGTCCGTGCTTGGCGTGCTCGTTGCCGAGGAAGATGTTCTCCGCGATGGAGAGGTACGGCACCAGCGCCAGCTCCTGGTGGATGATCACGATGCCGTGCTGTTCGCTCGCCCGGATGTCCTTGAACCGGCAGGTCTCGCTCTCGAAGAGGACGTCCCCTTCGTAGCTGCCGTGCGGATGGACACCGGAAAGCACCTTCATCAGGGTCGACTTGCCGGCGCCGTTCTCTCCGCAGATGGCGTGGACCTCGCCCTGGCGGACGGTCAGTGAGACGTCCGACAGCGCTTTGACACCGGGAAAGGTCTTGACGATCGAGCGCATTTCCAGGACGGGTCCCGCCATGGTCTTGCCTTCCAATCCTTGAGGGGGCCCGGTTACTTGAGGTCGTTCTCGGTGTAGTAGCCGCCGTCGACGAGGACCTCCTTGTAGTTGGCCTTGTCGACGCTGACCGGCTGCAGCAGGAACGCGGGGACGACCTTCGCGCCGTTGTCGTAGGACTTCGTGTCGTTGACCTCGGGCTTCTTGTCGTTCAGGGCCGCGTCGACCATGTTCGAGGCGACCTTGGCGAGCTGGCGCAGGTCCTTGTAGACGGTCTGCGTCTGCTCGCCCGTGATGATCGACTTCACCGAGGCGACCTCGGCGTCCTGACCGGTGACGACCGGCATCGGCTTGGCCTTGGAGCCGTAGCCGTCCGACTTCAGGGCGGAGAGGATGCCGATGGAGATGCCGTCGTACGGGGAGAGCACGGCGTCGATCCGGGTGCTGCGGTAGCTGGACGTCAGCAGGTCGTCCATGCGCTTCTGCGCCGTGCCGCCGTCCCAGCGCAGGGTGGTGACCTGGTTAAGGGCGGTCTGCTTGGACCTGACGACCAGCTCGCCCTTGGTCACGTAGGGCTGGAGGACGTTCATCGCGCCCTGGAAGAAGTACTTGGTGTTGTTGTCGTCGTTGGATCCGGCGAACAGCTCGATGCTGAAGGGACCCTTCTTGCCGTCCTTCAGGCCGAGCTTGTCCACGATGTACGTGCCCTGCAGCTCGCCGACCTTCTCGTTGTCGAACGAGGCGTAGTAGTCGACGTTCTCCGTGCCGAGGATCAGCCGGTCGTAGGAGATCACCGGGATGTCGGCGTCCTTGGCCTGCTGCAGCACGTTGTTCAGGGACTTGTTGTCGATCGCGGCCACGATCAGGGCGTCCACGCCCTGCGTGATCATGTTCTCGATCTGCGAGACCTGCTGGTCCGGGTCGTCCTCGCCGTAGACCAGCTTGGTCTTGTAGCCCTTGGCCTTCAGTTCCTTCTCGACGTTGGCGCCGTCGGAGATCCAGCGCTCGGAGGACTTGGTCGGCATCGCGACGCCGATGGTGGCGCCGTCGCTGCCGCCCTTGTCCTCCTCGCTGCCGCCCTCGCCGTTCTGGCCGCAGGCGGTCAGGGCGAGGGCGAGGGAGGCGGCGGAGGCTATGGCGGCGAGTGCGGCTCTGCGGTTGCGCATGGTCATCATCCTTGATGTGGGTCAGGGCTCGGTCCGGTGGTGCCTGGCCGCCGAGGGCGGATCGACCGAGAACGGGTGTGTGGGATTGTGCGCGGCTGTGTCTTTTTTTGGGGGAAGTGTTTCCGGAACGTTATGACGAGGTTCCGAACCGGCTGAGCGGACCCGGCAGCCGGGTGCCGAGCGGAGCCATGCCCCCGTCCGCCCCGTGCCGGGCGAGCAGGTCCAGTGCGAGACGGCCGCGTCGCACCCGTTCCTTGGCCGTGGCCAGCGCCAGCTCCCGCAGGTGCCGGCCGTACGGGTAGATCCCGGGCGACTTGGAGAGGCCGAACTTCAGGTACAGCGGTGCGCCGCGCCGGACCAGTTCGGCGACCTCGTACATCCGCACGTAGCCGCCGAGGTCGTCGGGGGCCTCGATGTAGAGGTCCATCGGGGCCCGGGAGACCCGGCGGATCTCCGTGAGCTGGGCGAGCGTCAGGTCGGACGGGATGTTGATCGAGTCGGCGCCGAGCTGCTCGAACACGGCGTACGAGGCCGGGTTCACCGGCCCGATGAGCGCCGAGACCTTGAACGTGGTGTCCGCGGGCAGGGCGCCCTGCTCGCGCAGCCGGTGCAGGGTCCACAGCACGCCCTCGTCGGCCACGAGCAGGCACTTCACCCCGAGCCCGGTGGCGCGCAGGGCGTCCTCGACGCAGCCCGCCAGGGCGTCGTGGCCACGGGATCGCAGCCCGGCGCCACCGGAGTCCGTACGGACCGAGGCGCCGGTGTCCCAGGTGCCGCGCGGCCCGGTGAACAGGCAGAGTTCGATGTCCCGTTCGGCGCAGCCCTCCACCATTTCGATGATCTCCGCGTCGGTCAGCATCCAGATACCGCTGCCCTGGCTGATGCGGTGGACCGGGACGTCGAGCCTCGCGGACTCCTTCAGTACGACGCCGAGGGCCTCCGGGCCCTCCACGGACGGCACCTCGGTGCGCCAGCTCCCGCCGTCGGGGAAGGAGTGCGGGGAGGCGTCGGAGGGCAGCAGGGGCGCCGGACCGAGGCCGAGCGAGGTGAGGACGGCGTCACCGGGGCGGCGGAAGCCGGTGGTACCGGAGGGAGGGGCAGGGACGTCGTTCACGGCTGGTCCTTCACGTTCGGTATTTCGGACGAAGTTCGGATCTTTGGGAGTACACCGGTACGGAGGCGGTCAGGTCGCCGCCGTACCGGTGTACGGATCAGGGCGGACCCGTCACGGACGCAGCAGCACCTTCCCGGTCTCCGGACCTCCGGCGCCGACGAGCGCGACGGCCTCGGCGAACCGCTCCAGCGGGAACTCGTGGGTGATCAGCGGGGCCGGGTCGAGCAGTCCGGCCGCGAACGCCCGCACCGCGTACGACCAGGCCGACGACGGGGCGCCGAAGACGCTGCGCACCGTGAGCTGGTTCAGGGACAGGTGCACCGGATCGATGCCCACGGCCCCCGGGGTGAACATCCCGGTGAGGATCACCCGCCCGCCGCGCCGTGCCAGCAGACAGGCGTCGGCCGCGGTGGAAGGGGCGCCGGCGGTCTCCACGACCAGGTCGTACCGGCCCCGGACCCCCTCGGCCTCCTCGGGACTCCGGGCCTCGCCCGCCCCGAAGTCCAGGGCCTGGGAGGCCCGCGTGCCGCGCGGGTCGATCACGGTGAGCTCGGCCGGTGACACGGCGGCCAGCAACTGGACCGCGAGCAGCCCGAGCGTCCCGGCTCCGACCACCGCGATCCGCTCGCCCGGCTCGGGTGCCCCCGCCCGCACCGCCGCAGCGATCACCGCGGCCGGCTCCAGCAGGGCGGCGGCCCGCAGGTCCGCGTCGTCGGGGAGCGGGTGCAGCAGCCGGGCCGGCACCACCACATGGTCGGCGAACGCGCCGGGCCGGGTGAACCCCGTCTCCTCGTACCCCGCCGTGCACAGGGACGTCTCCCCGCACCGGCACCGCTCGCAGGACCCACAGGCGCGGAAGCCCTCGGCGACCGTGCGCCGGCCGGTGAGCGCGGGATCGACGCCCTCGCCCACGGCGTCGACGGTCCCCGACCACTCGTGACCGGGCACCACGGGATACCGCACGTAGGCCGCGTCGCGGTGGCCGTCGTACACCTCGCGGTCGCTCATGCAGATTCCGGCCGCGGCGACCCGCACCCGGACCTCACCGGGTCCGGGCTCCGGGAGGCCGTCCTCGATCAGCCGGTGGCTGCCGGGCCGGTCGATGACCAGCGAACGCGAGACCGTGCTCACTTGGGCTGCCTCTTCTCCCAGCCGTCCGCCCACAGGTCGAACCGCGCCTGCTGCTGCGGGAACTCCGCTGCGGCGTCCACGTCCAGCTCCACACCCAGCCCGGGGGCGTGGGAGAGCTCGAAACAGCCGGTCGCGGGGTCGACCTGGGGCGCGCCCTTGACGACCTTCTTGATGTCGGCGTCCGCGAAGTCGTTGAAGTGCTCGAGGATCTTGAAGTTCGGTGTGCAGCCGGCGAGCTGGAGGCTGGCCGCCGTCAGGACCGAACCACCCACGTTGTGCGGGGCGATCAGCGTGTAGTGGGTCTCGGCGGTGGCGGCGAGCTTGCGGGTCTCCAGGATGCCGCCGATGTGGCCGAGGTCCGGCTGGATGATGTCGGCGGCCTGCGACTCGAAGAGCTCGCGGAACTCGATGCGGTCGTGGATGCGCTCACCCGTCGCGATCGGCAGGTCGACCTTCTCCGCGACCTTGCTCAGCGCCTTGAGGTTCTCCGGCGGCACCGGCTCCTCCAGCCACGCCGGCGTGAACGGTGCCATCTCGCGTGCGATCCGCACCGCCGTCGACGGGCTGAACCGCCCGTGCATCTCCAGCATCAGCTCGGTGTCGGGGCCGATGGCGTCGCGCACGGCCTCGATGAGGGACACGGCGTAGCGGGTCTCCTCCTGGCCCAGCTCGAAGTGGCCCGTACCGAAGGGGTCGATCTTCAGTGCCCGGTATCCGCGCTCGACGACTCCCTGCGCCGCCTTGTGGTAGGCCTCCGGAGTGCGCTCCGTGGTGTACCAGCCGTTGGCGTACGCCTTGACCCGGTCGGTGACCTTCCCGCCGAGCAGCTCCCAGACGGGGACGCCGAGCGCCTTGCCCTTGATGTCCCAGCAGGCCATCTCGATGACCGCGATGCCGGACATCACGATCTCGCCGGCCCGCCCGTAGTCGCCGTACTTCATCCGGCGGACGAGGTCCTCGATCGCGAACGGGTCGGATCCGGTGATGTGGTTGGCGGATGCCTCCCGCAGGTACCCGAGCAGTGCGTCCGTGCGCCCGAGCATCCGTGTTTCGCCGACCCCGGTGAGGCCCTCATCGGTGTGCACCTGGACATAGGTGAGATTGCGCCAGGGCGTGCCCACGACATGCGTGCTGATTCCGGTGATACGCACGGATGTTGCCTCTCTGCGTGTTCGGTATTTCGTCACTCGTTCGAAATGCTGGCGTGACGGTAATGACGAGCCCGGGGACGTGTCAATGGTTCGCGCAAGTACGCTGGCGCCCATGAGTGATCTCGGGGCGGGTTTCGGTTACTTGGTAAAGGGACAGCGGTGGGTCCTCGGACACGGCCGGTGGCTCGGACTCGGCCTGCTGCCGGGGCTCATCACCCTCGTCCTGTACACGGGCGCGCTGGTCGGACTCGGATACGGAGCCGACGACTTCGTCGCCTGGGCCACCCCGTTCGCCGACGACTGGTCCTCCCCGTGGGCGGGGCTCCTGCGCAACACGCTCGTCGTCCTGGTCTTCGTCCTCGGGCTGTTCCTCGCGGTGATCACCTTCACCGCCGTGACCCTGCTGGTCGGCCAGCCCTTCTACGAGTCCCTCTCCGAGGAGGTCGACCGCAGCGAGGGCGGTGAGGTGCCCGAGTCGGGGCTGCCGCTCTGGCGCGAACTGTGGATCTCCGCCCGCGACTCCGTCCGCATCCTGCTGCGCGTCGCGCTGTACGGCGTCCTGCTCTTCGCCCTGGGGTTCGTCCCCGTCATCGGCCAGACCGCCGTTCCCGCGCTCGGCTTCTGCGTCTCCGGCTACTTCCTCTGCGAGGAACTCACGGCGGTCGCCCTCCAGCGCCGGGGCATGGTCCTGAAGGACCGGCTGGCCCTGCTGCGCGGACGCCGGACCGCGGTACTCGGCTTCGGCGTGCCGCTCGCCCTCGCCTTCCTCGTCCCCTTCGTCGCCGTGTTCCTGATGCCGGGCGCCGTCGCCGGGGCCACGCTGCTCGCCCGCGACCTGACGGAACCGCCCGGGGCCGCCCCGGAACCGGCCCCGTCGTCGCCCTACACCCTGCACAAGGAACGATGAGGCCGACGGGGCGAGCCGGCTGAGGGCCCTGCCGCCGGACCGGCCGGTCCGGCGGCAGGGCGCCGGTCAGGCGCCGTGGACCTCCAGTGCGACCCTGACCGCGGACTCCAGGGCCCCCTCGATCCAGGCCGGCTTGACCGAGGTGTGGCAGCCGGCGAAGTGCAGCGGTCCCTCCGGGGTGCGCACATCGGGGAAGAGTTCGGTGTGCTGGCCCGGCAGGAGGACCGACGCCTCGCCGTACGCGTAGGGGTCGCGCATCCACGACTGGGTGCGGCCCACGCCCGTGTAGAAGACCTCCACGCGCTGCCCGTACACGTCCTGGACGCCGCCCAGGGTGCGCGGGTAGCGCTCGTCGTCGTCCAGGGAGTCCCACTTCAGGGCGTCGTCGGCCCAGCTGTACGACGCGAGGAGCACCCCGCCCGCGCTGCCCTCGACCGGGTGCGACGGCTGGTACATGAAGCGGTTGGGGTTGTCGGTCACCGATCCGCCGCCGATGACGCGCGCCGCCTCGGGCTGGTCGCGTGCGGTGGCCCGGCAGGCCGCGTAGTGCACCCGCTGGCCGGGTGGGACGTGGCCGCGGGGCACGGACGGATGGGCGCCGAGCAGGGAACCGTCGGCCGGGGCCCTGCCGAGGCGGTAGGCGTCGTACAGGCCGGGGCGCACGGCCTCCAGCTCCCGCTTCCAGTCCGCCTCGTCGAACTCCCACCAGCGGCGGCTGAACTCGAGCAGCACCTTGGTCGCCGCGTCGTAGTGGACCTCGGTGATCGCACGCCGCTTCCCGTACGACAGCGCCGGGGAGACCGGGATGTGCCGCAGCCCGGAGAACGGCACCGTGATGACGGCCCGGTCCCCGGTGAACGTCTCGCGCACCACGGGGCCTCCGCGCCCCTCGGAGACCGTCTCGACACGCACTCCGTCCTTGTCGTGGGTGATACGGGTGGCACGGCGGTCCAGACGCACCAGGTCGTCGACGCGTGCGTACATCGCGTCGACGAGCGTGGCGGTGCCGTCGGGAAGCTCGAAGAACGCGGTGGCCGGACTGATCAGGGAGGCACCGATGAAGCTGTGGACGAAAGCGAGATGGAGCCGTGAGGTCATGTTCTCGACGGTGCCGATGAGGTCGACGGTGCGCACGTCGAGCTTGGCGGCCTCGGTCAGGTAGCGGAACATCGACCAGTGTCCGTACCGCTGGATCACCGTCGCCCATCCCTCGACGAGCGCGCTGCCCTCCTTGCCCTCGATCTCCTCCCGCACGGGGGCGAAGGCGTCCCGGACGATCTGCGAGGCGGGGACGTTCTCGAAGCGCGCGGGGACCCCGAAGGAGCGGTTGACCGCCTGCGGCCTGGCCGCGTAGTCGGCTCGGCGCACACGGACGCCGTTGACGTGGATCCAGGTGCGGTTGGCGGGGCGGCCTTCACCGTCCACATCGACCAGGTGGAAGCGCCGGCGCTTCAGCCCGAAACCGTCGATCAGCCCGGTGACCAGCGGATGACTGTCCGGAATCCGCATCGCGCCGGCCTCGGCGTACTGCTTCGGGTCCGCGAAGGGCGGCTCCGCCTCCTCGTGCCCACCGGCCCGGAAGGTCTTGATGCGGCCGCCGACCCGGTTGCCGTTGGCCTCGATCACGGTGACCGTGTGCCCGGCCTCACGCAGGAGGTGGGCGGCGGTCAGCCCCGCCGGGCCGGCGCCGACGACCAGCACCCGCCGGCGCGCCGCCCGGGTGCGCGGCAGGCCCTTGTCCAGCAGCACCTCGCGGTAACGCGGAACCAGCGGGCGGTCGTTCTCGTCCCGTACGAGGATCGCGCGGGCCACCGTCAGGCAGGCGTCCCATTCGGGGCCGGCGGCCGGAGCGAGTGGGGCGGCCGGCACCGCCCGCGCGGGAGCGGCCGGGGCGGCAGCCACGGCCAGGGCCGCGGCACCCGCGGTGGCACCGGAGAGCACCGTGCGGCGGGAAGGCAGTACGGGCGACGCTTCGTCAGTGGGTGAAGTCATGATGATCACCCTGCTGCGCCATACGGGTCGGCGGCCCGCCGGACGCGCCGCCGCCGCCGGGAATCACCCACCAGTGCTTTTGTCTGTCCGGTGTTGACGCCGGTCCCCGGGCGGGGACCGGAGGCGGTGGACCACCGGCCCGGCGGTCAGCGCACCGAGAAGCCGTACACCGTCGTGGACGCGAACTCCTCACCCGGCCGCAGCACCGTGCTCGGGAACTCCGGCCGGTTCGGCGAGTCGGGGAAGTGCTGGGTCTCCAGCGCGATCCCGGAACAGGGCGCGAACGGCTGCCCGTCCAGGTGGTCGGCCGTGTACAGCTGCATCCCCGGCTCCGTCGTACGGACGGTCAGCAGCCGCCCCGACGCGGGGTCGTACAGCTCGGCGACCGGCTCCCCACCGGTCTCGTCGAGCACGTAGTTGGTGTCGTACCCGGCGCCCACCGGCCGCGGCACACGGAAGTCGAACCGGGTGCCGTCCACCGGCGCGAACGCGCCCGTCGGAACGGCCTCCGCGTCCGCCGGTGTGATCTGCGCGGCGGCGAGCCGCAGTTCGTGGCCGAGCGCGCTCCCGCTGTCCGCGCCGGCCAGGTTCCAGTAGGTGTGGTTCGTCAGGTTCACCACCGTCGGCGCGTCCGTCGTCGCCCGGTAGGCGATGCGCAGCGCCCCGCCCTCGTCCAGCGTGTACGCCACGGAGACCTCCAGCCGCCCCGGAAAGCCCTCCTCGCCGTCCTCGGCGACCAGGGAGAGCCGCACGCCGTCCGGCACCTCCTCGGCGTCCCACAGCCGCCTGTCGAAGCCGGCCGTCCCACCGTGGAGGTGGTTGCGTCCCTCGTTCGCCGTCACCCGGTGCGTCTGCCCGTCGAGTGCGAAGGCGGCGCCCCCGATCCGGTTCGCGTACCGCCCCACCACGGCGCCGAGGTACGGACCCACGCACTTCTCGTAGGCCACGGCGTCCGGCAGCCCCAGAGCCACCCCGGCGCGTGTGCCGTCCCGGCCGGGAACCTCGACCGACTGCACCACGGCGCCGTACGTCAGCACGCGCACCCGCGTACCGTCCCGCTCCAGGGTCCAGCGCCGGACGGGGGTGCCGTCCGTGAGCGTGGAGAAGTCTTCGCCGTGTACCGCCGCACCCGTCTTCATGATCAGCGACTTTACGCCGGGGGGCCGGCCGCCGTGACGTTGCGGTAAGCGATCTCTGCCAGCCGGGCCTGGCCGTCACGGCCGGGATGGAACCAGTCCCAGGGGCTTAGCTGCTCGCCCGTGAACCGGTAGGCGAACACCGCCCCTCCGTCGTACCTGCACCGCGCGTCCTTCGCGCAGACGTCCCTGAGGACGTCGTTGTACGCGACGACCCGTTTCAGCACCGCCTCGCGCCGGGCCGCGGCCGCCGCGCCCATGTCGTCCGCGTCCTGGAGCATCGACCGGCAGATACCCAGCTTCCAGACCTGCTTGCCCAGCGGGTTGTCGCGCCCGGTCGACCAGAGCCGCTTCAGGTCCGGCACGCTCGACACGTACACCTGGGCCCGGGGAGCCGTAGCGCGCAGCTGCCGCAGCGACGCCTCGAAGGAGGCCCGGAAGTCCGCGACCGGGGTCATGAGCCGCACGGAGTCCCGGCAGGCGTCGTTCGCGCCGATCATCACCGTGACGAGTTCGGGGCGCTCCTCGGCAGCCAGGGCCATCTGCTCCGGCAGCTGGGCGATCCGGGCGCCGGACACGGCGTGGTTCGAGCTGTGCGAGGCCGCCCGCGCCGCCCCGAGGAGGCGCACCGCGAGGCTCCGGACCGCGCCGTCCGTGCCCGTCGCCCACGACACCTCGGGGCAGTCGGCCAGCACCGAGCAGGCATCGAAACCCGTGGTGATGGAGTCCCCGACGGCGGCGAGGGAAGCCGGGCTCACGTCCCACGCCGGGGTGGGGGAGGGGGTG from Streptomyces sp. B1I3 includes:
- a CDS encoding aldose epimerase family protein codes for the protein MKTGAAVHGEDFSTLTDGTPVRRWTLERDGTRVRVLTYGAVVQSVEVPGRDGTRAGVALGLPDAVAYEKCVGPYLGAVVGRYANRIGGAAFALDGQTHRVTANEGRNHLHGGTAGFDRRLWDAEEVPDGVRLSLVAEDGEEGFPGRLEVSVAYTLDEGGALRIAYRATTDAPTVVNLTNHTYWNLAGADSGSALGHELRLAAAQITPADAEAVPTGAFAPVDGTRFDFRVPRPVGAGYDTNYVLDETGGEPVAELYDPASGRLLTVRTTEPGMQLYTADHLDGQPFAPCSGIALETQHFPDSPNRPEFPSTVLRPGEEFASTTVYGFSVR
- the mmsA gene encoding multiple monosaccharide ABC transporter ATP-binding protein, whose translation is MAGPVLEMRSIVKTFPGVKALSDVSLTVRQGEVHAICGENGAGKSTLMKVLSGVHPHGSYEGDVLFESETCRFKDIRASEQHGIVIIHQELALVPYLSIAENIFLGNEHAKHGLINWNDTLRHAGELLRRVGLDEHPETRVADIGVGKQQLVEIAKALSKKVKLLILDEPTAALNDEDSGKLLDLILSLKEQGMTSIIISHKLNEIRRVADSVTIIRDGRSIETLDVKAADTTEDRIISGMVGRDLENRFPERTPHHPEEGTAPALEIRNWTVHHPIDQQRKVVDDVSIEVRRGEIVGIAGLMGAGRTELAMSVFGRSYGRYAGGTVLRDGTEIRTKSVPEAVRHGIAYATEDRKHYGLNLIDTINRNISLTALGKVSKRGLVDEHGERQVAEGFRTSMNIKAPTVFETVGKLSGGNQQKVVLSKWIFAGPEVLILDEPTRGIDVGAKYEIYTVIDQLAAQGKAVVFISSELPELLGMCDRIYTMAAGRLTGEFSRAEASQEALMRQMTKDKEVTR
- a CDS encoding FAD-dependent oxidoreductase, whose amino-acid sequence is MTSPTDEASPVLPSRRTVLSGATAGAAALAVAAAPAAPARAVPAAPLAPAAGPEWDACLTVARAILVRDENDRPLVPRYREVLLDKGLPRTRAARRRVLVVGAGPAGLTAAHLLREAGHTVTVIEANGNRVGGRIKTFRAGGHEEAEPPFADPKQYAEAGAMRIPDSHPLVTGLIDGFGLKRRRFHLVDVDGEGRPANRTWIHVNGVRVRRADYAARPQAVNRSFGVPARFENVPASQIVRDAFAPVREEIEGKEGSALVEGWATVIQRYGHWSMFRYLTEAAKLDVRTVDLIGTVENMTSRLHLAFVHSFIGASLISPATAFFELPDGTATLVDAMYARVDDLVRLDRRATRITHDKDGVRVETVSEGRGGPVVRETFTGDRAVITVPFSGLRHIPVSPALSYGKRRAITEVHYDAATKVLLEFSRRWWEFDEADWKRELEAVRPGLYDAYRLGRAPADGSLLGAHPSVPRGHVPPGQRVHYAACRATARDQPEAARVIGGGSVTDNPNRFMYQPSHPVEGSAGGVLLASYSWADDALKWDSLDDDERYPRTLGGVQDVYGQRVEVFYTGVGRTQSWMRDPYAYGEASVLLPGQHTELFPDVRTPEGPLHFAGCHTSVKPAWIEGALESAVRVALEVHGA
- the chvE gene encoding multiple monosaccharide ABC transporter substrate-binding protein, giving the protein MRNRRAALAAIASAASLALALTACGQNGEGGSEEDKGGSDGATIGVAMPTKSSERWISDGANVEKELKAKGYKTKLVYGEDDPDQQVSQIENMITQGVDALIVAAIDNKSLNNVLQQAKDADIPVISYDRLILGTENVDYYASFDNEKVGELQGTYIVDKLGLKDGKKGPFSIELFAGSNDDNNTKYFFQGAMNVLQPYVTKGELVVRSKQTALNQVTTLRWDGGTAQKRMDDLLTSSYRSTRIDAVLSPYDGISIGILSALKSDGYGSKAKPMPVVTGQDAEVASVKSIITGEQTQTVYKDLRQLAKVASNMVDAALNDKKPEVNDTKSYDNGAKVVPAFLLQPVSVDKANYKEVLVDGGYYTENDLK
- a CDS encoding mandelate racemase/muconate lactonizing enzyme family protein translates to MRITGISTHVVGTPWRNLTYVQVHTDEGLTGVGETRMLGRTDALLGYLREASANHITGSDPFAIEDLVRRMKYGDYGRAGEIVMSGIAVIEMACWDIKGKALGVPVWELLGGKVTDRVKAYANGWYTTERTPEAYHKAAQGVVERGYRALKIDPFGTGHFELGQEETRYAVSLIEAVRDAIGPDTELMLEMHGRFSPSTAVRIAREMAPFTPAWLEEPVPPENLKALSKVAEKVDLPIATGERIHDRIEFRELFESQAADIIQPDLGHIGGILETRKLAATAETHYTLIAPHNVGGSVLTAASLQLAGCTPNFKILEHFNDFADADIKKVVKGAPQVDPATGCFELSHAPGLGVELDVDAAAEFPQQQARFDLWADGWEKRQPK
- a CDS encoding SGNH/GDSL hydrolase family protein gives rise to the protein MRERSSRHRVRRAAVTSVAAALVGAAALTGCAADPEGAPRSAPAPRSPTPSPTPAWDVSPASLAAVGDSITTGFDACSVLADCPEVSWATGTDGAVRSLAVRLLGAARAASHSSNHAVSGARIAQLPEQMALAAEERPELVTVMIGANDACRDSVRLMTPVADFRASFEASLRQLRATAPRAQVYVSSVPDLKRLWSTGRDNPLGKQVWKLGICRSMLQDADDMGAAAAARREAVLKRVVAYNDVLRDVCAKDARCRYDGGAVFAYRFTGEQLSPWDWFHPGRDGQARLAEIAYRNVTAAGPPA
- the mmsB gene encoding multiple monosaccharide ABC transporter permease — encoded protein: MSTDLTAKTPAPAPHGGGGPASGDGLLQLMLGGMRRNMRQYGMLMALGLIVVLFAVWTDGDLLLPRNVSNLVLQNSYILILAIGMMLVIIAGHIDLSVGSLTAFIGAMAAVLMVEHDLPWPLAVVLCLAIGAVAGSVQGFFIAYLGIPSFIVTLAGMLLFRGLTEIFLKGQTLGPFPKDLQEIANGFLPEVGPTTNYHNLTLVLGFALIAFVVLQEVRDRKRQQEFALDVPPVKLFLLKLVALVSAVLVVTLLLASYKGAPVVLLILGVLVVGFGYLMRNAIIGRHIYAIGGNLPAAKLSGVKDKKVTFLVFLNMGMLAALAGLVFAARFNAASPKAGLNFELEAIAASFIGGASMSGGVGTVLGAIVGGLVLGVLNNGMNLVGIGTDWQQVIKGAVLLAAVGFDVWNKRKVGS
- a CDS encoding zinc-binding dehydrogenase is translated as MSTVSRSLVIDRPGSHRLIEDGLPEPGPGEVRVRVAAAGICMSDREVYDGHRDAAYVRYPVVPGHEWSGTVDAVGEGVDPALTGRRTVAEGFRACGSCERCRCGETSLCTAGYEETGFTRPGAFADHVVVPARLLHPLPDDADLRAAALLEPAAVIAAAVRAGAPEPGERIAVVGAGTLGLLAVQLLAAVSPAELTVIDPRGTRASQALDFGAGEARSPEEAEGVRGRYDLVVETAGAPSTAADACLLARRGGRVILTGMFTPGAVGIDPVHLSLNQLTVRSVFGAPSSAWSYAVRAFAAGLLDPAPLITHEFPLERFAEAVALVGAGGPETGKVLLRP
- a CDS encoding EI24 domain-containing protein, whose translation is MSDLGAGFGYLVKGQRWVLGHGRWLGLGLLPGLITLVLYTGALVGLGYGADDFVAWATPFADDWSSPWAGLLRNTLVVLVFVLGLFLAVITFTAVTLLVGQPFYESLSEEVDRSEGGEVPESGLPLWRELWISARDSVRILLRVALYGVLLFALGFVPVIGQTAVPALGFCVSGYFLCEELTAVALQRRGMVLKDRLALLRGRRTAVLGFGVPLALAFLVPFVAVFLMPGAVAGATLLARDLTEPPGAAPEPAPSSPYTLHKER